From Chloroflexota bacterium, the proteins below share one genomic window:
- a CDS encoding XisI protein, which yields MTTLMSYQSIIEQVLSALTQIPYAYGDLQTETVFDPSANRYLGLTVNSPRNVSSTVKQMTTEQTGY from the coding sequence ATGACTACCTTAATGTCCTACCAGTCAATCATTGAACAGGTGCTCAGTGCCTTGACTCAGATCCCCTACGCCTATGGAGATCTCCAGACCGAAACGGTCTTCGATCCAAGCGCCAACCGCTATTTGGGCTTAACTGTAAATTCCCCACGGAATGTGTCAAGCACGGTGAAACAGATGACAACGGAGCAAACGGGCTATTAA